A single window of Pectobacterium parmentieri DNA harbors:
- a CDS encoding OapA family protein yields the protein MGRIAPRKRKNTWDYQTLVRFCRRIIQRQPSDAVAVENDEANEEQTRLSPPSLRERMGATLQKIWHLPDSYHWMEPLPLLHRRWILIAIALLLMVLLWPYSPQHPQPLHSTPVPLTQADNQAAMQAVIIENPPSTSQQQHATTPPPDQQSAPWRNYEISSGQTLAQLFRDNNLPVSDVFAMAQVEGRDKPLSNLRAGQAVKLQLNAQGMVAELEIETTANQTIRFTRGADGAFTRTR from the coding sequence ATGGGCAGAATTGCGCCCAGGAAGCGGAAAAACACCTGGGATTATCAAACGCTAGTACGCTTCTGCCGGCGAATCATCCAGCGGCAGCCCTCAGATGCTGTAGCCGTAGAGAACGATGAGGCTAATGAAGAGCAGACGCGTCTGTCCCCCCCTTCCCTGCGCGAGCGTATGGGTGCCACACTGCAAAAAATCTGGCATCTGCCCGACAGTTACCACTGGATGGAGCCATTGCCGCTCCTCCATCGTCGCTGGATTTTAATCGCTATTGCCCTATTGCTGATGGTATTGCTCTGGCCTTACAGCCCACAACACCCACAGCCTCTCCATTCTACGCCCGTTCCTCTGACTCAGGCGGATAATCAGGCTGCGATGCAGGCCGTAATTATTGAAAACCCGCCTTCCACGTCACAGCAACAGCATGCGACGACACCGCCGCCGGATCAGCAGTCAGCGCCGTGGCGGAATTATGAAATATCATCAGGGCAAACGCTGGCCCAGCTCTTTCGCGATAACAATTTGCCCGTCAGCGATGTGTTCGCTATGGCGCAGGTGGAAGGCCGGGATAAGCCGCTCAGCAATTTACGGGCAGGTCAGGCAGTCAAATTACAGTTGAATGCACAAGGCATGGTGGCAGAGCTGGAAATCGAAACCACAGCGAACCAGACGATTCGGTTCACGCGAGGTGCGGACGGCGCATTCACCCGCACACGTTAG
- the fklB gene encoding FKBP-type peptidyl-prolyl cis-trans isomerase — MTTPSFDSVEAQASYGIGLQVGQQLQESGLEGLIPEALLAGLRDALEGNAPAVPVDVVHRALREVHERADAVRRDRQQVLAVEGQQFLAENAQKEGVDSTESGLQFRVLTQGEGAIPARQDRVRVHYTGRLIDGSVFDSSVERGQPAEFPVSGVIPGWIEALTLMPVGSKWELYIPHNLAYGERGAGASIPPFSALIFEVELLEIL; from the coding sequence ATGACAACTCCTTCTTTTGATAGCGTCGAAGCGCAGGCAAGTTACGGCATCGGCTTACAGGTTGGTCAACAGTTACAGGAATCAGGTCTTGAAGGTCTGATCCCAGAAGCTCTGCTTGCTGGTCTACGCGATGCGCTGGAAGGTAATGCGCCAGCGGTGCCTGTGGATGTGGTTCATCGTGCGCTGCGTGAAGTTCATGAGCGTGCTGACGCCGTCCGCCGCGATCGCCAACAGGTGCTGGCGGTAGAAGGCCAACAATTCCTGGCGGAAAACGCGCAAAAAGAAGGCGTAGATAGCACGGAATCTGGTTTGCAATTCCGCGTGTTAACACAGGGTGAAGGGGCGATTCCTGCTCGTCAGGATCGTGTTCGTGTGCATTACACCGGTCGCCTGATTGACGGCAGCGTGTTCGATAGCTCCGTTGAGCGTGGTCAACCTGCTGAGTTCCCCGTAAGCGGTGTGATCCCCGGCTGGATTGAGGCGTTGACGCTGATGCCAGTGGGTTCTAAGTGGGAACTCTATATTCCGCACAATCTGGCGTATGGTGAACGTGGTGCGGGTGCTTCCATTCCGCCGTTCAGCGCACTGATTTTTGAAGTGGAACTGCTGGAAATTCTGTAA
- the ytfE gene encoding iron-sulfur cluster repair protein YtfE — MAYRDQSLGELAIAIPRATKLFRELNLDFCCGGKQTLSRAAGKKDLNIDELEAQLNELAAQPSDARDWREAPLADIIAYIIPRFHDRHREQLPELILMAEKVERVHHDKADCPHGLAAQLTAIYNELSQHMMKEERILFPMIGQGMGANAAAPISVMEHEHDDAGRDVEVVKELTNGVVPPEGACNTWRALYSGINEFITDLMEHIHLENNLLFPRALRGE, encoded by the coding sequence ATGGCATATCGCGATCAATCCTTGGGTGAGCTGGCTATCGCTATTCCGCGCGCTACCAAACTCTTTCGTGAACTCAATCTGGACTTCTGCTGCGGCGGAAAACAAACGCTAAGCCGCGCGGCTGGCAAAAAAGATCTCAATATCGATGAGCTAGAAGCTCAGTTAAATGAGCTGGCCGCACAGCCTTCTGATGCACGAGACTGGCGTGAAGCCCCGCTGGCTGACATTATCGCGTACATCATTCCTCGCTTTCATGACCGCCACCGTGAACAACTGCCTGAGCTGATTTTGATGGCAGAAAAAGTAGAACGCGTGCATCACGATAAAGCGGACTGCCCACACGGCCTCGCCGCACAGTTGACCGCCATCTATAACGAACTGTCTCAACATATGATGAAAGAAGAGCGCATCCTATTCCCGATGATCGGTCAGGGAATGGGGGCAAATGCTGCTGCACCGATTTCAGTGATGGAGCATGAGCATGATGACGCCGGGCGTGACGTGGAAGTGGTAAAAGAGCTAACCAATGGCGTCGTACCGCCGGAAGGTGCCTGCAACACCTGGCGTGCCCTGTACTCTGGTATTAACGAGTTTATTACCGATCTAATGGAACACATCCATCTGGAAAATAATTTGCTGTTCCCACGCGCACTGCGCGGTGAGTAA
- a CDS encoding DUF2502 domain-containing protein, with the protein MFKPLVISALFVGMFAVMPAPEAKGASIDLMPGVTLNIGERDRRGNYWDGYDWRSERWWQEHRGYYRGERNRHGYYWDGWRWRDARWWRESQHDRRGYDNRRFDPPRYVDERGPRRGDWDRRGHERGNGYYRNGRGSFRD; encoded by the coding sequence ATGTTTAAGCCACTCGTTATCAGCGCCCTGTTTGTGGGAATGTTTGCGGTTATGCCAGCGCCAGAGGCTAAGGGGGCCAGCATCGATCTGATGCCCGGCGTCACGTTGAATATCGGCGAGCGTGACAGACGTGGTAACTACTGGGATGGCTATGATTGGCGCAGCGAGCGCTGGTGGCAGGAGCACCGGGGTTACTACCGTGGTGAGCGTAATCGGCACGGTTACTACTGGGATGGTTGGCGCTGGCGTGATGCCCGCTGGTGGCGTGAGAGCCAGCACGACAGACGCGGTTATGACAATCGACGCTTTGATCCACCGCGCTATGTTGACGAGCGGGGTCCGCGTCGTGGTGATTGGGACAGGCGCGGGCATGAGCGAGGAAATGGCTATTACCGCAATGGGCGAGGGTCGTTCCGCGATTAG
- a CDS encoding flavodoxin family protein — MSKNVVIYHSGYGHTQRLAQSVAEGAQAALIAIDAEGNITDAEWEQLTAADAIIFGAPTYMGGVPWQFKKFADASSKVWMSRSWSNKVFGGFTNSASLNGDKQVTLIYLQTLASQHGGIWVSLNQLPSNAKAAKRDDLNNLGGSVGLLAQTPSDASADEVVAGDLATGKLYGQRIADIAAKLAN, encoded by the coding sequence ATGTCAAAAAACGTCGTTATTTATCATTCCGGCTATGGCCACACACAACGTCTGGCACAATCCGTAGCAGAAGGTGCGCAAGCAGCGCTGATCGCGATTGATGCAGAAGGAAATATTACCGATGCCGAGTGGGAGCAACTCACCGCTGCCGACGCGATTATTTTCGGTGCGCCGACTTACATGGGAGGCGTTCCCTGGCAGTTCAAGAAATTTGCGGATGCCAGCTCTAAAGTTTGGATGTCCCGCAGTTGGAGCAACAAAGTGTTTGGCGGCTTTACTAATAGTGCCAGCCTGAATGGGGACAAACAGGTTACGCTGATTTATCTGCAAACGTTGGCTTCACAGCACGGCGGGATTTGGGTCAGCCTGAACCAGTTGCCTTCTAATGCCAAAGCAGCAAAACGTGACGATCTGAACAACCTAGGTGGTTCCGTGGGCCTGCTGGCACAAACGCCTTCTGATGCCAGCGCAGATGAAGTGGTCGCTGGCGATCTGGCGACCGGTAAGCTGTATGGCCAGCGCATCGCTGACATCGCCGCGAAACTGGCAAACTAA
- a CDS encoding bifunctional 2',3'-cyclic-nucleotide 2'-phosphodiesterase/3'-nucleotidase gives MKHSLALSLLATLVATTVHAATVDLRVLETTDLHSNMMDFDYYKDTPTDKFGLVRTASLIHAARDQATNSVLVDNGDLIQGSPLGDYMAAKGLKAGDVHPVYQAMNTLDYSVGNIGNHEFNYGLDYLHKALSGATFPYVNANVLDAKTGKPLFTPYHIENKSVKDRDGKQHTLRIGYIGFVPPQVMVWDKANLTGKVTVEDITESAKKWVPEMRKQGADLVIVIPHSGLSAEPYKAMAENSVYYLSQIPGVDAIMFGHAHAVFPSSDFANIKGADIKQGTLNGVPAVMPGQWGDHLGVVDFTLNNDSGTWKVEKAKAEARPIYDKAQKKSLAAEDDKLVKVLSDAHKDTREFVSKPIGKSADNMYSYLSLVQDDPTVQIVNNAQRAYVEHFIQGDPDLADLPVLSAAAPFKAGGRKNDPASYVEVEKGQLTFRNAADLYLYPNTLVVVKVNGQQVQEWLECSAGQFKQIDPNKREPQSLLNWDGFRTYNFDVIDGVNYQIDVTQPARYDSECTLINEKSHRINALTFNGKPLDPKATFLIATNNYRAYGEKFAGTGEKSVAFASPDENRSVLAAYISAETQKSGEVKPQADNNWRLAPIVSDTPLDIRFETSPSEKAAAFIKEKAQYPMTSVGNDETGFAVYRIDLQHAK, from the coding sequence ATGAAGCATTCACTGGCACTCAGCCTACTTGCTACGCTGGTCGCCACGACCGTTCATGCCGCTACCGTTGATTTACGGGTATTGGAAACTACCGATCTGCACAGCAATATGATGGATTTCGATTACTACAAGGATACGCCAACCGATAAATTTGGTCTGGTGCGTACCGCCAGCCTGATTCACGCCGCGCGCGACCAGGCCACTAACAGCGTGCTGGTTGATAATGGCGACCTGATTCAGGGCAGCCCGCTAGGCGACTACATGGCGGCGAAGGGGCTGAAAGCAGGCGATGTACACCCGGTTTATCAGGCGATGAACACGCTGGATTATTCCGTCGGCAATATCGGTAACCACGAATTCAACTATGGCTTGGACTACCTGCACAAAGCGCTGTCAGGCGCGACATTTCCTTATGTGAACGCCAACGTGCTGGATGCAAAAACGGGTAAGCCGCTGTTTACGCCATATCATATTGAAAACAAATCGGTTAAAGATCGCGATGGCAAACAGCATACGCTGCGCATCGGCTATATTGGCTTCGTCCCGCCGCAGGTCATGGTGTGGGATAAAGCCAATCTGACAGGCAAAGTCACCGTAGAAGACATCACGGAAAGTGCCAAAAAATGGGTGCCAGAAATGCGTAAGCAAGGTGCCGATCTGGTGATCGTTATCCCTCATTCCGGCCTGTCTGCCGAGCCATATAAAGCCATGGCAGAAAACTCCGTTTACTACCTCAGCCAAATTCCTGGGGTTGATGCCATCATGTTTGGCCATGCTCACGCGGTTTTCCCCAGCAGTGACTTTGCCAATATCAAAGGCGCGGATATCAAACAGGGAACGCTTAACGGCGTGCCTGCCGTAATGCCGGGACAATGGGGTGACCACCTCGGCGTTGTCGATTTCACGCTGAATAACGACAGCGGCACCTGGAAGGTGGAAAAAGCAAAAGCAGAAGCCAGACCGATCTATGACAAAGCGCAGAAGAAATCACTGGCAGCGGAAGACGACAAGCTGGTGAAAGTGCTCTCCGATGCGCATAAAGATACGCGTGAGTTCGTCAGCAAACCCATCGGCAAATCCGCAGACAACATGTACAGCTATCTGTCGCTGGTTCAGGACGATCCGACCGTGCAGATCGTCAACAATGCCCAGCGCGCCTACGTAGAACACTTTATTCAGGGTGATCCCGATCTGGCCGATCTGCCGGTACTTTCCGCCGCCGCACCGTTTAAAGCCGGCGGACGTAAAAACGATCCAGCCAGCTATGTCGAAGTAGAAAAAGGCCAGCTCACCTTCCGTAACGCTGCCGACTTGTATCTCTACCCGAATACGCTGGTGGTGGTGAAAGTCAACGGACAGCAGGTGCAAGAATGGCTGGAGTGCTCTGCGGGGCAGTTCAAACAAATCGATCCGAACAAGCGTGAACCGCAATCTCTACTCAACTGGGACGGCTTTCGCACGTATAACTTCGACGTGATCGATGGCGTCAATTATCAGATTGATGTCACGCAGCCTGCCCGCTATGACAGCGAGTGCACGTTAATCAACGAGAAATCGCACCGTATCAACGCTCTGACGTTTAACGGCAAACCGCTCGATCCCAAAGCAACCTTCCTGATCGCCACCAATAACTATCGCGCTTATGGTGAGAAATTTGCCGGTACGGGTGAGAAATCTGTGGCCTTTGCATCGCCGGATGAAAACCGTTCCGTACTCGCGGCTTACATCAGTGCGGAAACGCAAAAGTCGGGAGAAGTGAAGCCACAGGCGGATAACAACTGGCGCCTGGCGCCTATCGTCAGCGATACGCCGCTGGATATCCGTTTTGAAACATCACCGTCAGAGAAGGCCGCCGCGTTTATCAAAGAGAAAGCACAGTACCCGATGACGTCCGTCGGGAATGATGAGACGGGCTTTGCGGTTTATCGTATTGATCTGCAACACGCGAAATAA
- the cysQ gene encoding 3'(2'),5'-bisphosphate nucleotidase CysQ, whose protein sequence is MLEPICQLARDAGAAIMQVYDGQHPVDVAHKKDDSPVTAADLAAHRVIKDGLAAAFPDIPLLSEEDPPEWETRRHWQRYWLVDPLDGTKEFLSRNGEFTVNIALIENGQAVLGVVYVPVTGVMYSAAEGKAWKEENGQRWQISVKHAHPPLVVVSRSHADSELKDYLNQLGEHQTVAIGSSLKFCLVAEGDAQLYPRFGPTNIWDTAAGHAVAVAAGAQIHDWQGQPLSYTPRESFLNPGFRVSLF, encoded by the coding sequence ATGCTAGAACCTATTTGCCAACTGGCTCGTGACGCCGGTGCTGCCATTATGCAGGTTTACGACGGCCAACATCCGGTGGATGTTGCGCACAAGAAAGATGATTCACCCGTGACCGCCGCCGATCTTGCGGCACATCGGGTCATTAAGGATGGGCTGGCCGCCGCGTTTCCCGATATTCCTTTGCTGTCAGAAGAAGATCCGCCTGAATGGGAAACCCGTCGGCACTGGCAGCGTTATTGGCTGGTCGATCCGCTGGACGGTACGAAAGAGTTTCTCAGCCGCAACGGTGAATTCACGGTAAACATTGCGCTGATCGAGAACGGTCAGGCGGTGCTGGGCGTGGTTTACGTGCCAGTTACGGGCGTGATGTATTCCGCAGCGGAAGGCAAAGCCTGGAAAGAAGAAAATGGTCAGCGTTGGCAAATTTCGGTGAAGCACGCGCACCCGCCGCTGGTGGTGGTCAGCCGCTCTCATGCCGATAGTGAGTTAAAGGATTATCTCAACCAACTGGGCGAGCACCAGACGGTGGCGATTGGGTCATCGCTAAAATTTTGTCTGGTGGCAGAAGGCGACGCGCAGCTTTACCCCCGCTTTGGACCGACTAACATTTGGGATACGGCGGCGGGCCATGCGGTGGCTGTGGCCGCCGGGGCGCAGATTCACGATTGGCAGGGGCAACCGCTGTCCTACACGCCGCGTGAATCCTTCCTCAACCCCGGTTTTCGCGTCTCTTTATTTTAG
- a CDS encoding YtfJ family protein, whose amino-acid sequence MIKIRRLLLALFITPLLGFVSLTASAHTLVLNQLVPPVGIADKGELQYQNNQFSYKNWNSAQLPGKVRVIQHIAGRTAAKEMNDPLISALKAANLPHDYYQTTTIVNTDDAIIGTSMFVRSSLEDNKKAFPWSQFIVDSNGNVRKTWQLQPQSSAIAVLDKQGKIRFVKDGALSGQEVQQVMSLLRQLLEEK is encoded by the coding sequence ATGATAAAAATACGTCGCCTGCTCCTCGCGCTCTTTATCACGCCCTTATTGGGATTTGTTTCACTCACAGCCTCAGCGCATACGCTGGTACTCAACCAATTGGTTCCCCCCGTCGGCATCGCAGACAAAGGAGAACTTCAGTACCAGAATAATCAGTTTAGTTATAAAAACTGGAACAGCGCACAATTGCCCGGAAAAGTACGGGTGATACAACATATCGCTGGCCGAACCGCCGCCAAAGAGATGAACGATCCGCTTATTTCCGCACTGAAGGCCGCTAACCTACCGCATGATTATTACCAAACGACGACAATCGTGAATACCGACGATGCCATTATCGGCACCAGCATGTTTGTGCGTAGTAGCCTTGAGGACAACAAAAAGGCGTTTCCGTGGTCGCAGTTTATTGTCGATAGCAATGGCAATGTGCGCAAAACCTGGCAGCTACAGCCGCAAAGTTCAGCTATCGCCGTACTGGATAAACAAGGGAAAATTCGGTTCGTGAAGGATGGTGCGTTAAGCGGGCAGGAAGTGCAGCAGGTGATGTCCCTGCTGCGTCAGTTGCTGGAAGAGAAATAA
- a CDS encoding DUF1107 domain-containing protein — protein MRIFERYNPLKVAKYVKTLFRGRLYIKGVGAFEFDYGKILLPKKQDKQHLLVMSEVNRQVIRLQAEMG, from the coding sequence ATGAGGATCTTCGAACGTTACAATCCTTTGAAAGTCGCCAAGTATGTGAAAACCCTGTTTCGCGGGCGGCTGTATATAAAAGGGGTTGGTGCTTTTGAGTTCGACTACGGCAAAATTCTTTTGCCAAAGAAACAGGATAAGCAACATCTTCTGGTGATGTCCGAAGTGAATCGCCAGGTCATCCGGCTTCAGGCCGAGATGGGATGA
- a CDS encoding hemolysin family protein has translation MLNSLLLIFFLIAISAFFSLSEISLAASRKIKLKLMADEGNLNADLVLKFQETPGIFFTVIQIGVNAVAILAGIIGDAAFSPTFSMLFERFMSPEAADKASFICSFVLVTSLFILFGDLTPKRIGMIAPETVAVRIINPMRFCLFLFRPLVWIFNGLANVIFRLLKLPMVRKDDITSDDIYAVVEAGALAGVLRKQEHELIENVFELESRTVPSSMTSRESVVYFDLREQEDSIKEKIAQQPHSKFLVCDGTIDQIVGYVDSKDLLIRVLGNQSLTLSSGVQIRPALIVPDTLTLSEALESFKTAGEDFAVILNEYALIVGIITLNDVMTTLMGDLVGQGMEEQIVARDENSWLVEGGTPIEDVMRALNIDDFPHSGNYETIGGFMMYTLRKIPKRTDAVRFSGYKFEVVDIDSYKIDQLLVTRLEDRPVVSSSERADSAD, from the coding sequence ATGTTAAACAGTCTATTACTGATTTTTTTCCTTATTGCCATCAGCGCATTCTTCTCGTTGTCCGAGATCTCGCTGGCGGCGTCTCGTAAAATTAAACTCAAACTGATGGCCGATGAGGGAAACCTTAACGCCGATCTGGTGCTCAAGTTTCAGGAAACGCCGGGCATCTTCTTTACTGTGATTCAAATTGGCGTCAACGCCGTCGCCATTCTGGCTGGTATCATCGGCGATGCGGCATTTTCTCCTACCTTTTCCATGCTATTTGAACGCTTTATGTCACCCGAAGCCGCCGATAAAGCCAGCTTCATCTGTTCATTCGTGCTTGTCACTAGCCTGTTCATCCTGTTTGGCGATCTCACCCCGAAACGCATCGGTATGATTGCGCCGGAAACCGTAGCGGTCCGCATAATCAACCCCATGCGCTTCTGCCTGTTCCTTTTCCGCCCGCTGGTCTGGATATTTAACGGCCTGGCTAACGTCATTTTCCGTCTGCTCAAGCTGCCGATGGTACGTAAGGATGACATCACGTCCGATGATATTTATGCCGTAGTGGAAGCGGGGGCGCTGGCCGGTGTACTGCGTAAGCAGGAACATGAGCTCATCGAGAACGTATTTGAACTGGAATCTCGCACCGTACCTTCCTCAATGACCTCGCGCGAAAGCGTGGTTTACTTCGATCTGCGCGAGCAGGAAGACAGTATTAAGGAAAAAATTGCCCAACAGCCGCATTCCAAGTTTCTGGTGTGCGATGGCACAATTGATCAGATCGTCGGCTACGTGGATTCCAAAGACCTGCTGATCCGGGTGCTGGGAAACCAAAGCCTGACGCTGAGCAGCGGCGTGCAGATTCGTCCGGCGCTGATCGTACCGGATACGCTGACGCTGTCTGAAGCATTGGAAAGCTTCAAAACGGCAGGCGAAGATTTCGCAGTCATTCTGAACGAATACGCCCTGATCGTCGGCATCATCACGCTTAATGACGTGATGACCACCCTGATGGGCGATCTCGTCGGTCAGGGCATGGAAGAGCAGATTGTGGCACGCGATGAGAACTCCTGGCTGGTCGAAGGCGGTACACCGATAGAAGACGTGATGCGGGCGCTGAATATTGATGACTTCCCGCACTCCGGTAACTACGAAACCATTGGTGGCTTCATGATGTATACGCTGCGGAAAATCCCCAAACGTACCGATGCAGTGCGCTTCTCAGGCTATAAGTTTGAAGTAGTAGATATCGATAGCTATAAGATCGATCAGCTATTGGTCACTCGTCTGGAAGACCGCCCTGTCGTCTCATCCAGCGAGCGGGCTGATAGCGCGGACTAA
- the msrA gene encoding peptide-methionine (S)-S-oxide reductase MsrA: MSSIDKTQRITQSDALPGRSTPMPVARLHVVNEHSMTHVPDHMSVAIFAMGCFWGAERLFWQQQGIYSTAAGYIGGYTPNPTYREVCSGQTDHAEAVRVVFDPAVISYGELLQQFWENHDPAQGMRQGGDIGSQYRSAIYTLTPEQEQAAQESLQRFQQAMRENGDSRAISTEIEPAGPFYYAEDDHQQYLHKNPNGYCGLGGIGVCLPPPR; encoded by the coding sequence ATGAGTTCGATTGATAAGACACAGCGGATTACGCAATCCGATGCTTTACCGGGGCGTTCAACCCCAATGCCAGTGGCCAGGCTGCATGTCGTAAATGAACATTCGATGACGCATGTGCCAGATCACATGTCTGTGGCTATTTTTGCGATGGGCTGCTTCTGGGGCGCAGAGCGTTTATTCTGGCAGCAGCAGGGTATCTACAGCACGGCGGCGGGTTATATTGGCGGTTATACCCCCAATCCAACCTACCGTGAAGTATGCAGCGGCCAGACCGACCACGCTGAAGCAGTACGTGTCGTTTTCGATCCTGCGGTCATCAGCTACGGCGAGTTGCTGCAACAGTTCTGGGAAAATCACGATCCCGCGCAAGGTATGCGTCAGGGCGGCGATATCGGCAGCCAGTATCGTTCCGCTATCTATACGCTTACGCCTGAGCAGGAACAGGCCGCGCAGGAAAGCCTTCAGCGCTTTCAGCAGGCGATGAGAGAGAACGGCGATAGCCGCGCTATCAGTACAGAAATCGAGCCTGCGGGTCCGTTTTATTATGCAGAAGATGATCACCAGCAATACCTGCACAAGAATCCAAACGGCTACTGTGGATTGGGCGGTATCGGCGTCTGTCTGCCGCCACCGCGTTGA
- the tamA gene encoding autotransporter assembly complex protein TamA, whose amino-acid sequence MCALLMLVPESQAANVRLQVTGLEGPLQKNVRARLSTIAGDEVNADGRFRSRVDEAIRQGLRALGYYDPQIGFEFRPAVNGGRPVLIATVTPGDPVKIAGVNITLRGGAHDDKDYQQLVKDDRPDIGSVLNHSDYDRFKSGLNGLSLRKGYFDARFLQSQLGVMREEKEAFWDIDFDSGERYRFGAVHFQGSQIREDYLQNLVPFHDGDVYTSEDLGELNRRLSATGWFNSVVVSPDFDQSKKSKVLPLEAVVTPRTRNRIETGVGYATDVGPRVKTTWNKPWVNSRGHSLESSLSVSAPEQSLDFSYKIPLLKNPLEQYYLLQGGFKREDLNDTQSDGTTLNVARYWDLSSGWQRAINLRWSLDHFTQASVTDTTMLIYPGVSINRTRQRGGLMPVWGDTQRYSIDISDTMWGSDIDFAVVQAQNVWIRTLADKHRFVARGNLGWIETNNFSRVPPSLRFFAGGDRSIRGYKYKSISPRDSDGKLTGASKLATGSLEYQYNVTGKWWGAVFVDSGEAVNDIKRSNFKTGTGVGVRWASPIGPVKFDVAMPIGDAEKKNDVQFYIALGPEL is encoded by the coding sequence ATGTGTGCGTTGCTCATGTTGGTGCCTGAAAGCCAGGCGGCGAATGTGCGTCTGCAAGTCACGGGGCTGGAAGGGCCGTTACAGAAGAATGTGCGGGCGCGTTTATCCACCATTGCGGGCGATGAGGTGAATGCCGACGGGCGTTTCCGCTCACGCGTCGATGAAGCGATCCGTCAGGGATTACGTGCGCTTGGCTATTACGATCCGCAGATTGGTTTTGAATTTCGACCTGCCGTTAATGGCGGGCGACCGGTATTGATTGCCACTGTCACCCCCGGCGACCCGGTAAAAATTGCAGGGGTGAACATCACGCTGCGCGGCGGTGCGCACGATGATAAAGATTACCAACAGTTGGTTAAAGACGATCGCCCCGACATCGGCTCGGTGCTGAATCATAGTGATTACGATCGTTTTAAAAGTGGGCTGAACGGTTTGTCGCTACGCAAAGGCTATTTCGACGCGCGTTTCCTGCAAAGTCAGCTCGGCGTGATGCGCGAAGAGAAAGAAGCCTTTTGGGATATCGATTTTGATAGCGGGGAACGCTATCGCTTTGGCGCTGTACACTTTCAGGGTTCACAAATCCGCGAGGATTATCTGCAAAATCTGGTGCCGTTTCATGACGGTGATGTATATACCAGCGAAGATCTCGGTGAGTTAAATCGCCGTCTCTCTGCGACGGGGTGGTTTAATTCCGTCGTAGTGTCGCCCGATTTCGACCAGTCAAAAAAATCCAAGGTGCTGCCGCTGGAAGCTGTCGTCACGCCGCGCACCCGTAACCGCATCGAAACCGGGGTAGGTTATGCTACTGATGTCGGCCCCCGCGTTAAAACGACCTGGAATAAACCTTGGGTGAATTCACGGGGCCATAGCCTGGAAAGCAGTCTGAGCGTGTCTGCACCGGAGCAATCGCTTGATTTTAGCTATAAAATCCCTTTGTTGAAGAACCCACTTGAGCAGTATTACCTGTTGCAAGGTGGCTTCAAGCGCGAAGATCTCAACGATACCCAATCCGATGGCACCACGCTGAACGTGGCACGCTACTGGGATCTCTCCAGCGGTTGGCAACGGGCGATTAATCTGCGCTGGAGCCTCGACCACTTTACGCAAGCGAGCGTAACGGATACCACGATGTTGATCTATCCGGGCGTCAGCATTAACCGAACCCGCCAACGCGGCGGGCTGATGCCGGTATGGGGGGATACGCAGCGTTACTCCATCGATATTTCCGACACTATGTGGGGATCGGATATCGATTTTGCCGTGGTTCAGGCACAAAACGTCTGGATTCGCACGCTGGCGGATAAACACCGTTTTGTCGCACGTGGCAATCTGGGTTGGATTGAAACCAATAATTTCTCCCGCGTTCCGCCCTCACTGCGTTTCTTTGCCGGTGGCGATCGCAGCATCCGTGGGTATAAATACAAATCTATTTCTCCGCGCGACAGCGACGGCAAACTGACCGGTGCGTCCAAGCTGGCGACCGGTTCGCTCGAATACCAATACAACGTGACGGGAAAATGGTGGGGCGCGGTTTTTGTTGATTCAGGTGAAGCGGTGAATGACATCAAACGGAGTAACTTCAAGACCGGCACAGGTGTCGGCGTACGCTGGGCCTCGCCGATTGGCCCGGTGAAATTCGATGTCGCTATGCCGATCGGCGATGCAGAGAAGAAGAACGATGTTCAGTTCTATATCGCACTGGGGCCTGAATTATGA